The following DNA comes from Megachile rotundata isolate GNS110a chromosome 9, iyMegRotu1, whole genome shotgun sequence.
GCTTATCAACAGATCAGAATCTCTACGACCTATTACGGCTAGTCCTCGGAATATAGCGTTCCACAGTTCTTCCAGTTGAATACGATATTCCGTTTCGCTCACGTACGGTAGAAACCTCAATAACAATGTCTATAACACAGAAGATATACATTCGATAACCGAATCCATTAAACAGAAAAATCGATGGGTTCGAGCGCGCTCACCTTTCCTTTCCGAATACTTAGCATACTTGCTAACTTATCGTCTTGTATATGCTGAAGGAAAGACAGTAACATCGCGTTTACTAATTCTGGGGTAGTTTTCTTATCGGAGTTCGAATTATTTTGTCCTTCTTGATTTTGTTGATCATTAAGCAGAGCCAAAGGATTATGTAGATCTtcgatttttaattgtattatgtATAACTGAAATGAATGAGAAACAACAGACCATAGATGAAGTAAAACCGCAAAATAATCGAGTCCGCTGATTTCAAGAACAAATAAATACCCTTTCAATCTCAAGCAACAACTGTCTTGTTCTTTTCGTATCTTTTTGCTGTATTTGCGTAGTTAACTGAGGATCACTATTTGGAACTACATCCATATCGATTATTTTACGCGGTGCAATTACACTGGCGAACTGCAGTTTTCctaaagaattttcaaactgcATCGGCGTGTATACCGGCCTCGTCAGTACATGGTGAGGCTGCTGTTCCCGATCTCTGCGATTAACAGAACTTTATTCTAGCGAATATGCGATAGAAGTgtcgaagaaaagaagaaaaaaataaattacctgTTATCTCTGTAGAAACCATTATTGTTGTCGTTGCTATTCTGTTTTTTATCCTTCTGATCTTGATTCGTGTTCCGTTTGTTCTTTTTATCGCAGAATAcggtatagtaataatcgtcgACGTATGGCTCGTTCGTGTTCAATTGGAGCAGTTGGATATTAATTAACCATTGTTTTTCTCGATTACTCATAAGATCGGCATATTCGTCGTATTCGCCAGAGTTGGTTACCCCGTTTATCCCTTGACAGTGGtgatgataataatattgtCGCTGATTATTTCGATCGTAGTTACGATGATGTTGGTTATTCTTAAAAAAGGGCTGATGATTTCCTTGCTGTTCTCCATGATGAAAAGACCTATTCTGGTTTCTTTGACCAGCAGAATGTGGAAACgaatgttgttgttgttgctgatTACTTTGATTGCTAGAAAAAGGAGGCATCATGCCATGATCGGGGCGTAAAAACGGAGGATGACCTAAATTCGAATGCGGAGGAGGTTGCTGCAAACAGATGTCCGATATCAGAAacaatttatgttatatttaaaaCAATCACGTCGACGTATTTACTACGAAATAGAACTTACAGGAAAAGTATTGCAAAACGAGCCATGTATAGGCTGTCTTTGCGCAGCGTGCGGTAGCATTAAATGTGCCCCTACGGGATATCTCAGTACATTTCCAGTTTGATCTACGGAAATAACTGGTTTTATCTAACGAGAAAATTACGTCCGTTTTGGCGATCGATGTTAAAAGCTTAATCGAAAAGCGATGCACTTACTGGGCAGCAGTCTAGGATGAACAAATTGAGGGGGTGGAAACCTCATGTTTGGTGGTAAACTAACCGGATGCGGTGGCGGTATACCCAACCCCGGCGGAAAACGCGGCGGAGCGGATATGGAATCGAATAAAAGCGAGCCATCGGActtttgttgttgttgctgttgttgcgtCTGAACAGGTTTATTCAATCCTGGAGGAGGTTTATTCGCGATAAGACCTTTCTCCAATTCTTCGACGGTGCATACGTTCGTTAACGTCGACGGTAAAGTTAAAGGTGGGCGAGGTTTAGGAGCGGACAGTGTAGAAGGGCTATCCCATACTCCAGGACGAGGAACGATACCTTCTTTTTCGTCCAATACCAAATGAGATAAATTATCTTCTATATCGGCATGGACTCCATTCtgcaataattattgttatcaaacttcaGTTATTCGCTTAGAAGCATAGAGATGGAAGCACAACAAGATTTATCGATTGGaatttacttttttttctaTAGCATTTTGGTGATGCGGACGACTGGACTCTGTAATCTCTGCAAGTTTTTCATGATCTTTCTCCCAGTCCCCGATAGTAGCTTCAGAACCAAAGGTTTCATCGTTTAGTGCATCATATTCCTCCTCTTCTCCGATATCATCATCCAACGGATAATCCAAACCATCTTCTAAACTACTATTCTGTACGGATCATAAATAACAATAAGTAAACAAATACAAACGATGTACGTTACAAGCGACAAATAACTTTTTCGAATGATAAGcgaaagaaattaaagaataataaaGATAAGTAAGTGGTATCGAAGTATCGTGTGTTTTTCTAATCGTGCAAAGGCAATGCGCGTAAAATcttgaaagaaaagaaaaagaacgagAAAGAACGGAGCCGAAGAAAACCGGGGGTAACGATAGCGAACACGAACGTAACAGTGTTAATGACCTTTGAAGGGATCGAAACATTGGTTAGGTTATGCGACGTACCTCCATGACTATTCGAGGAGGTAATGGTACGTAGCGCGCATTTTAGAAACAGTTCACGTACACACGCGGGACGAAAAATACGAACAATACATTAAGAacgattaataattttgtgtcGCTTAAGCGATTACTCTTTACACAGTAATTACGCGACAATTTTAATTCTGTGTTCACGGACAAAACCACGATCCGATTTTCGTCGAAACTGCATACGTTTCCGTTATTTTTTCGCAGCGTTTTCCAGTCTTCCGAAAGAAAATTTGTCGGTAGAGTTATATCGGAGAAAGACGAGCTTACTTACTGCAAGCGATGTAGCAAAACCGAAAAAGAAGTCTGCCATTTGTCGAAATTAAGTGTACAAAATGACATGTTCTGACCAAACGTCAAGCGATACAAAAAGCATCAGCTGTCATGGCGGTCTTTACCCTAAATTCATAATCGTACCGTAGATGTCGCGCGTGTTTCCATGaaaacattttcaaacgattcgatACACGATTCGAATCGAATAGAATCGATTTTCGTTCAAATCGAAGAATGTTCGATCGTTTACGCGTTTCGTATCGGTTCGCCAGTTTCGTCACGTTTCCGCGTTCGTAGAAACGCAGAATACGACAGATTCGGTAGTGAAGAAGCTACGCGAGCGTTAGGTTGCTTTCGAGGATGTAGGAAAAGGAGAAGAGGTAGAAATGATCGAGAAAGACGAATGAACAGAATGTGCAGTTTTATTGCCATTAATTTTCATCGAATCGTGCtagttttcttaaaatttcttcATCCTAATTGAATAGTGGAACGATCGGTGATCCGCGTTAAAGAACGTTAAATGCTAAATCGTTAATTGGCAGAACGCGCGAGTTTGGTCGCGCATATAGCTCCGCAGAGTTTGAGCAGAGATCGGTTGTCGTGCTCGTCGTTAACGACCATCAGCAGGTTTCGCGACATGCGCGGCGTACTCGCGCGAGATGGTCGCGGCATCAGGGAGCGCGTATAGAGGAGCTCGAAGGAAATCCGCGCGCGTTTCGAAGAGATGCCGCGTTTAGACGCTACTCGTAGCGGCGTGACAATCGTCTAGCGTGGCCAGACTGCTGGCTCTCAACGACGCCAGACTCAAGGAACTATGATTCAAAGTACTCATGCCGTGAGGGTCTTCGCAATGCAGGTACAATCGTGAACTAACGGATTTGTGACAGTCGGGACACAGACGTTTCTTCTTCTTGTCGCGTCTCTTCAAGATGTCGTATGCGCACCTGTAAATCACGCGTGTCTCGATTACACGGCCGCGAAGGGAATCGAAACGGAACGGGAATGGAACGGAACGGAAGGCAGCGGTACGGAATGGAACACGAATCGACGCTACGTTTTATTGTTCGCTTTCAATGATCACGTCGTACGCAAGTACGTACGTACGCTGTAACGTTCGTTTCACCTGGCGTGCAATATGTGAGAGCAGGGAAGCGCCTCCAAAGAATCGGCCTCGAGACCGAACGGCTCGTTGCAGCTACCGCACCGCAGTTCCAAATCTTCCTCCATCGCCGCGGCTAATCTCTCGTGATGAGCCTTCTGCTCCTCGTCGCCGAGGGAA
Coding sequences within:
- the Patr-1 gene encoding protein associated with topo II related - 1 isoform X1 produces the protein MADFFFGFATSLANSSLEDGLDYPLDDDIGEEEEYDALNDETFGSEATIGDWEKDHEKLAEITESSRPHHQNAIEKKNGVHADIEDNLSHLVLDEKEGIVPRPGVWDSPSTLSAPKPRPPLTLPSTLTNVCTVEELEKGLIANKPPPGLNKPVQTQQQQQQQKSDGSLLFDSISAPPRFPPGLGIPPPHPVSLPPNMRFPPPQFVHPRLLPNQTGNVLRYPVGAHLMLPHAAQRQPIHGSFCNTFPQPPPHSNLGHPPFLRPDHGMMPPFSSNQSNQQQQQHSFPHSAGQRNQNRSFHHGEQQGNHQPFFKNNQHHRNYDRNNQRQYYYHHHCQGINGVTNSGEYDEYADLMSNREKQWLINIQLLQLNTNEPYVDDYYYTVFCDKKNKRNTNQDQKDKKQNSNDNNNGFYRDNRDREQQPHHVLTRPVYTPMQFENSLGKLQFASVIAPRKIIDMDVVPNSDPQLTTQIQQKDTKRTRQLLLEIERLYIIQLKIEDLHNPLALLNDQQNQEGQNNSNSDKKTTPELVNAMLLSFLQHIQDDKLASMLSIRKGKTLLLRFLPYVSETEYRIQLEELWNAIFRGLAVIGRRDSDLLISLHTEFQRWFNAVQNFGTILRLARSLSDSVSQPIKINSLAFALTNKFGVSVIASMLEQAENLYPTDDSLSTEWSSFIANIIETIGESPPCVAPCQPIAANTLDQHLNRLSHLKSGRYTNLELLLTDANPSR
- the Patr-1 gene encoding protein associated with topo II related - 1 isoform X2; translated protein: MENSSLEDGLDYPLDDDIGEEEEYDALNDETFGSEATIGDWEKDHEKLAEITESSRPHHQNAIEKKNGVHADIEDNLSHLVLDEKEGIVPRPGVWDSPSTLSAPKPRPPLTLPSTLTNVCTVEELEKGLIANKPPPGLNKPVQTQQQQQQQKSDGSLLFDSISAPPRFPPGLGIPPPHPVSLPPNMRFPPPQFVHPRLLPNQTGNVLRYPVGAHLMLPHAAQRQPIHGSFCNTFPQPPPHSNLGHPPFLRPDHGMMPPFSSNQSNQQQQQHSFPHSAGQRNQNRSFHHGEQQGNHQPFFKNNQHHRNYDRNNQRQYYYHHHCQGINGVTNSGEYDEYADLMSNREKQWLINIQLLQLNTNEPYVDDYYYTVFCDKKNKRNTNQDQKDKKQNSNDNNNGFYRDNRDREQQPHHVLTRPVYTPMQFENSLGKLQFASVIAPRKIIDMDVVPNSDPQLTTQIQQKDTKRTRQLLLEIERLYIIQLKIEDLHNPLALLNDQQNQEGQNNSNSDKKTTPELVNAMLLSFLQHIQDDKLASMLSIRKGKTLLLRFLPYVSETEYRIQLEELWNAIFRGLAVIGRRDSDLLISLHTEFQRWFNAVQNFGTILRLARSLSDSVSQPIKINSLAFALTNKFGVSVIASMLEQAENLYPTDDSLSTEWSSFIANIIETIGESPPCVAPCQPIAANTLDQHLNRLSHLKSGRYTNLELLLTDANPSR